From Quercus lobata isolate SW786 chromosome 1, ValleyOak3.0 Primary Assembly, whole genome shotgun sequence, one genomic window encodes:
- the LOC115975130 gene encoding phytoene synthase 2, chloroplastic-like, with amino-acid sequence MCSIFAPAAKPCISVSNGKFPSRKSTVTRAEVAMSPQQKSTGIFPALAMHGIPFADLHVQEIVERQSKNLAREDTREKPQFHPKFLAEAYERCRDICAEYAKTFYLGTLLMTKERQKAIWAIYVWCRRTDELVDGPNAGHMSSAVLNRWEDRLQDIFNGRPYDMLDAALTDTVFKFPLDIKSFRDMIEGMRMDTGKCRYKNFQELYLYCYYVAGTVGLMSVPVMGIAPEFPVSAQTIYNAALYLGIGNQLTNILRDVGEDASRGRVYLPQDELAQFGLCDEDVFTGKVTDRWREFMKEQITRARLYFNLAKVGASQLDKASRWPVWTSLLLYRKILDAIEDNDYDNLTKRAYVGSTKKLLMLPLAYTRSLSAPSLILN; translated from the exons ATGTGTTCAATATTTGCACCTGCAGCTAAGCCTTGCATCAGTGTAAGCAATGGCAAATTCCCATCTCGAAAATCTACAGTTACAAGAGCTGAAGTGGCCATGTCTCCCCAGCAAAAAAGCACAGGCATTTTCCCAGCATTGGCAATGCATGGCATTCCTTTTGCTGATTTACATGTACAGGAAATTGTAGAAAGGCAGTCTAAAAACTTAGCCAGGGAAGATACTCGAGAAAAGCCGCAGTTCCACCCTAAGTTTCTTGCAGAAGCATACGAAAGGTGCAGGGACATTTGTGCAGAATATGCCAAGACCTTCTATCTAG GAACTTTGCTAATGACCAAGGAGCGACAGAAAGCGATATGGGCAATATATG TTTGGTGCAGGAGAACAGATGAACTCGTCGATGGCCCTAATGCTGGTCATATGAGCTCTGCGGTTCTTAATAGGTGGGAAGACAGACTGCAAGACATTTTCAATGGACGCCCTTATGACATGCTCGATGCTGCACTAACGGATACTGTTTTCAAGTTCCCTTTAGACATCAAG TCATTTAGGGACATGATCGAAGGAATGAGAATGGATACAGGGAAATGTCGCTATAAAAACTTTCAAGAACTCTACCTTTACTGCTACTATGTGGCTGGAACAGTTGGCCTAATGAGTGTTCCAGTGATGGGAATTGCACCAGAATTTCCAGTTTCTGCTCAAACTATATATAATGCAGCTCTCTACTTGGGTATTGGAAATCAACTGACCAACATTCTCAGAGATGTGGGAGAGGA TGCTTCAAGAGGGAGAGTTTATCTTCCACAAGATGAGCTTGCACAGTTTGGATTATGCGACGAGGATGTTTTCACAGGGAAAGTCACTGATAGGTGGAGAGAGTTCATGAAAGAGCAGATAACAAGGGCAAGGCTCTACTTCAACCTGGCAAAGGTGGGAGCTTCTCAGCTTGACAAGGCTAGCCGTTGGCCA GTATGGACATCCTTACTATTGTATCGTAAGATCTTGGATGCAATCGAAGATAACGATTACGATAACTTGACAAAACGAGCTTATGTTGGGAGTACTAAGAAACTTCTCATGTTGCCTCTAGCTTACACTAGATCTCTATCTGCACCTAGCTTGATCCTTAACTAA
- the LOC115977178 gene encoding uncharacterized protein LOC115977178, with translation MESLSLKQIISVTHHSFLRRRNPIHKQTGRFHFRILSKKSDFQDFQGYAKPFRLLPAKEVKAYTDTTAEKIFKSVNEAGSQCLYKVKLGTSNIYGSSLSDLNAGILLCLIDKNGNTILQRIPASLMTDHSIKSEDLVDPEILHFQRGSVDEFTFEGPNLGRVKALWISLESGQWRLGSVSLTAICGCQPSLEEQDGDEHKEFGFQYDFQTEDILLGEGSDVSMVELRPHVASKFSGVDSFAFFGKSLSQQTSFTSHGTSIEESMREYADLKISLLLYDAILIFVGTSVASFSAGENTAFAFLTGGLSGFLYLLLLQRSVDGLPVSRDPASISRKTEGTDSMFGGFRGSVSSLALVIGFALFIVKYSSGDIPLAWTPKELVVGMMGFLACKVAVVLAALKPMPMGLKIKK, from the exons ATGGAGTCACTTTCTCTGAAGCAAATTATCTCTGTAACCCATCATAGTTTCCTCAGAAGAAGAAACCCAATTCACAAACAAACTGGGCGTTTCCACTTTAGAATCCTCTCCAAAAAATCTGATTtccaag ATTTTCAGGGCTATGCAAAACCTTTCCGTCTCTTGCCAGCCAAAGAAGTGAAAGCCTACACAGATACCACTGCAGAAAAGATTTTTAAATCTGTGAATGAGGCTGGATCACAGTGTTTATACAAGGTCAAGCTCGGTACAAGTAACATCTATGGCTCAAGTCTGAGTGACTTAAATGCTGGGATTCTCCTATGCTTGATAGATAAAAATGGTAATACCATATTACAGAGGATACCAGCCAGTTTGATGACAGATCATTCAATAAAATCAGAGGATTTGGTTGACCCAGAGATACTCCATTTCCAAAGAGGTTCTGTTGATGAGTTCACCTTTGAGGGGCCTAATCTGGGAAGAGTCAAAGCTCTTTGGATAAGTCTTGAATCAG GTCAGTGGAGATTAGGAAGTGTGAGCTTGACAGCAATTTGTGGGTGTCAACCTTCATTAGAGGAACAAGATGGAGATGAACATAAGGAATTTGGCTTCCAATATGATTTTCAAACCGAGGATATTTTACTTGGGGAGGGAAGTGATGTATCCATGGTGGAACTTAGACCTCACGTTGCTTCAAAGTTTTCTGGGGTTGACTCATTTGCCTTCTTTGGCAAAAGCCTCTCCCAACAGACTTCATTCACGAGTCATGGGACATCAATCGAGGAAAGCATGAGGGAATATGCAGATTTGAAGATCTCTTTGCTACTTTATGATGCCATTCTGATCTTTGTTGGTACATCAGTTGCTTCATTCTCAGCTGGGGAAAATACTGCTTTTGCATTCCTAACTGGTGGTCTTAGTGGTTTCTTGTATCTGTTGCTATTACAGAGGTCCGTTGATGGTTTACCAGTTTCAAGAGATCCAGCATCTATTTCCAGGAAGACAGAAGGGACTGATAGCATGTTTGGAGGATTCAGGGGTTCAGTATCAAGTCTAGCATTGGTGATTGGTTTTGCTTTATTCATAGTGAAGTATAGCTCTGGAGATATTCCCTTGGCATGGACACCAAAAGAACTTGTGGTTGGTATGATGGGATTTCTTGCTTGTAAAGTTGCCGTGGTTTTGGCAGCATTGAAGCCCATGCCAATGGGTCTaaagataaaaaagtga